One window of the Lysobacter sp. S4-A87 genome contains the following:
- the tadA gene encoding tRNA adenosine(34) deaminase TadA: protein MPSLQPPPEADPDAVADERWMRHALALAERAEREDDEIPVGAVLVSAEGEVLGEGWNRNITEQDPTAHAEIVAMRQAGRRLGNHRLLGATLYVTLEPCAMCAMAMVHARVARVVYGATDPKTGAAGSVFDLLADPRHNHRVQVHGGVLGEESGARLTAYFRRKRGKTV from the coding sequence ATGCCGTCGCTTCAGCCGCCTCCGGAAGCTGATCCCGACGCTGTGGCCGACGAGCGCTGGATGCGGCACGCCCTGGCGCTGGCCGAGCGCGCCGAGCGCGAGGATGACGAGATTCCGGTAGGCGCAGTGCTGGTGTCGGCAGAGGGCGAAGTCCTCGGCGAAGGCTGGAACCGCAACATCACCGAGCAGGACCCGACGGCGCACGCCGAGATCGTGGCGATGCGCCAGGCCGGCCGCCGGCTCGGCAATCACCGCCTGCTCGGAGCGACCCTGTACGTGACCCTGGAGCCATGCGCGATGTGCGCGATGGCGATGGTGCACGCCCGCGTCGCGCGAGTGGTCTATGGCGCGACCGACCCCAAGACCGGAGCCGCCGGCAGTGTGTTCGACCTGCTCGCCGATCCGCGCCACAACCATCGCGTGCAGGTTCACGGCGGCGTGCTGGGTGAGGAGTCCGGCGCGCGGTTGACGGCTTACTTCCGGCGCAAGCGCGGCAAGACTGTCTGA
- a CDS encoding DUF2721 domain-containing protein, producing MPSPVAIDPSHYAVVSAMITPAFFLTAASSLLISSNNRLARVVDRMRSEIEVLRATDQGPARVALEARIATHRRRSYLVLAAVRMLYAAISAFVGTSLGIAVDAFLGYRLDLLPTGLAMIGVLLMFAASLCLGREAKLGLHMLDLELNEQLAKDRIDLRND from the coding sequence ATGCCCTCACCCGTCGCGATCGACCCGTCGCACTACGCCGTCGTCTCGGCCATGATCACGCCCGCGTTCTTCCTGACCGCGGCCAGCTCGCTGTTGATCTCGTCGAACAACCGCCTGGCCCGCGTCGTTGACCGCATGCGCAGCGAAATCGAGGTGTTGCGCGCTACCGACCAGGGCCCGGCCCGGGTCGCGCTGGAGGCGCGCATTGCCACGCACCGGCGGCGCTCCTATCTGGTGCTGGCAGCGGTGCGCATGCTGTACGCAGCGATCAGCGCCTTCGTCGGCACCAGCCTGGGCATCGCCGTGGATGCATTCCTGGGCTACCGGCTCGACCTGCTGCCGACCGGCCTGGCCATGATCGGCGTGCTGCTGATGTTCGCCGCCTCGCTGTGCCTGGGGCGCGAGGCCAAGCTCGGCCTGCACATGCTCGACCTGGAGCTCAACGAGCAGCTGGCCAAGGACAGGATCGACCTGCGCAACGACTGA
- the orn gene encoding oligoribonuclease, with the protein MAATNDEHLIWIDLEMTGLDTDNDSILEIATLVTDKQLNILAEGPELAIVHPVSRLEAMDEWNRNQHGKSGLWKRVVESRVTLAEAEASTLAFLAHWVPAGRSPMCGNSICQDRRFLHRLMPRLERYFHYRNLDVSTVKELARRWAPDVLAGVSKDARHTALSDVHDSIAELRHYRTSMGKLGGL; encoded by the coding sequence ATGGCTGCGACCAACGACGAGCATCTGATCTGGATCGATCTGGAAATGACCGGCCTGGATACCGACAACGACTCGATCCTCGAGATCGCCACGCTGGTGACCGACAAGCAGCTCAACATCCTGGCCGAAGGGCCGGAGCTGGCGATCGTGCATCCGGTGTCGCGACTTGAAGCGATGGACGAATGGAACCGCAACCAGCACGGCAAGTCCGGCCTGTGGAAGCGCGTGGTCGAAAGCCGGGTGACCCTGGCAGAGGCCGAAGCGAGCACGCTGGCGTTCCTGGCGCACTGGGTGCCGGCCGGCCGTTCGCCGATGTGCGGAAACTCGATATGCCAGGACCGCCGATTCCTGCATCGCCTGATGCCGCGGCTTGAGCGCTATTTCCACTACCGCAATCTCGACGTCAGCACGGTCAAGGAACTGGCCCGCCGCTGGGCGCCCGACGTCCTGGCCGGTGTCAGCAAGGATGCCCGCCATACCGCGCTGAGCGACGTGCACGACTCCATCGCGGAGCTGCGCCACTACCGGACCTCGATGGGAAAGCTCGGCGGTCTGTAA
- a CDS encoding mechanosensitive ion channel domain-containing protein produces the protein MTLEQLANELQRADGWTDVAVEWGLRLGAALLALYIGIQVAKWLARAVSRALTRAHVEPTAQQFLSRVTYVLILMVFVLAILQIFLKVSPASLFAVLGAAGLAIGLAMKDSLSNVASGVMLVTLKPFRVGDVVDIGGKSGRVESVSIFQTKLRGADNQTIVLPNSLITTAPIINLTPDTVRRIELIVGIGYNDSIEAARAAVLAIMHADKRILPEPAPDVVVYELADSAVKLGIRCHVSNADHFSTKCDLNERIKAAFDRDGISIPYPQRDVRMYHHVAQDQGVKVVVTPTAAKPE, from the coding sequence TTGACACTCGAACAGCTGGCCAACGAACTGCAACGGGCCGACGGCTGGACCGACGTCGCCGTCGAATGGGGCCTGCGCCTGGGCGCGGCGCTGCTGGCGCTGTATATCGGCATCCAGGTCGCCAAGTGGCTCGCCCGCGCTGTCTCGCGCGCACTGACGCGCGCCCACGTCGAACCCACCGCGCAGCAGTTCCTCAGCCGCGTGACGTACGTGCTGATCCTGATGGTGTTCGTGCTGGCGATCCTGCAGATCTTCCTGAAGGTCTCGCCGGCATCGCTGTTCGCCGTGCTCGGCGCGGCCGGCCTGGCGATCGGCCTGGCCATGAAGGACTCGCTGTCCAACGTCGCCTCGGGCGTGATGCTGGTGACGCTCAAGCCGTTCCGCGTCGGCGACGTCGTCGACATCGGCGGCAAGAGCGGCAGGGTCGAATCGGTCAGCATCTTCCAGACCAAGCTGCGCGGCGCCGACAACCAGACCATCGTGCTGCCCAACAGCCTGATCACCACGGCACCGATCATCAACCTCACGCCCGACACGGTCCGCCGCATCGAACTGATCGTCGGCATCGGCTACAACGACAGCATCGAGGCGGCACGCGCCGCGGTGCTGGCGATCATGCATGCCGACAAGCGGATCCTCCCCGAGCCGGCGCCGGACGTGGTCGTCTACGAACTGGCCGACAGCGCGGTCAAGCTGGGCATCCGCTGCCACGTCAGCAACGCCGACCATTTCAGCACCAAATGCGATCTCAACGAGCGCATCAAGGCCGCCTTCGACCGGGATGGCATCAGCATCCCCTACCCCCAGCGCGACGTGCGCATGTACCACCACGTGGCGCAGGACCAGGGCGTGAAGGTGGTAGTGACGCCAACCGCAGCCAAGCCCGAGTAG
- the ppsA gene encoding phosphoenolpyruvate synthase has translation MNENILWLHALRLTDLARVGGKNSSLGEMIGNLAGLGVSVPGGYATTAEAFKDFIAHNNLHQRIYDKLATLDVEDVPALTTAGAEIRKWVIDAPLQSQLDADIRTAYKQLCDENGGGEVAVAVRSSATAEDLPDASFAGQQETFLNVTGADDVVHKVKEVFASLYNDRAIAYRVHHGFKHEDVFLSAGVQLMVRSNVGSSGVLFTLDTESGFRDVVFITSSYGLGEMVVQGAVNPDEFYVYKPTLLQGKKAILRRGIGAKQQRMVYSDTPGERVRIEETPAELRNTFSISDEDVQELAKQSLVIEKHYGRPMDIEWAKDGISGKLFIVQARPETVKSRSKATQIERYQLTKRGEVICEGRAIGQKVGTGVARVVRSLADMARVQPGDVLVADMTDPDWEPVMKRSAAIVTNRGGRTCHAAIIARELGVPAVVGTGNGLDTIKDGQEVTISCAEGDTGFIYDGALPFERHTADLDKMPEAPLKVMMNVANPERAFDFAMLPNAGVGLARLEMIIASHIGIHPKALLEYSQQDADTKKKIDAKIAGYGNDPVAFYVDRLAEGIATITASFAPHPVIVRLSDFKSNEYANLIGGNRYEPHEENPMIGFRGASRYVDPSFTDAFALECQAVLKVREDMGLTNCWVMIPFVRTLDEGRKVVEVLKANGLEQGKDGLKIIMMCEVPSNALLADEFLDIFDGFSIGSNDLTQLTLGLDRDSAIVAKLFDERDPAVKKLLAMAISTARAKGKYVGICGQGPSDHPDLAEWLMEQGIESVSLNPDTVVDTWLRLAKAKAKSKAA, from the coding sequence TTGAACGAGAACATCCTCTGGCTGCACGCGCTGCGCCTTACCGATCTGGCACGTGTCGGCGGCAAGAATTCCTCGCTGGGCGAGATGATCGGCAACCTAGCAGGCCTGGGTGTTTCCGTGCCGGGCGGCTACGCGACCACGGCCGAAGCCTTCAAGGATTTCATCGCCCACAACAACCTGCACCAGCGCATCTACGACAAGCTCGCCACGCTCGATGTCGAGGACGTGCCGGCGCTGACCACGGCCGGTGCCGAGATCCGCAAGTGGGTGATCGACGCGCCGCTGCAGTCGCAGCTGGATGCCGACATCCGCACCGCCTACAAGCAGCTGTGCGACGAGAACGGCGGCGGTGAAGTCGCCGTGGCAGTGCGCTCCTCGGCAACGGCCGAAGACCTGCCGGATGCCTCGTTCGCCGGCCAGCAGGAAACCTTCCTCAACGTCACCGGTGCCGACGACGTCGTGCACAAGGTCAAGGAAGTCTTCGCCAGCCTCTACAACGATCGCGCCATCGCCTACCGCGTGCACCACGGCTTCAAGCACGAGGACGTGTTCCTGTCGGCCGGCGTGCAGCTGATGGTGCGCTCCAACGTCGGTTCCTCCGGCGTGCTGTTCACCCTCGACACCGAGTCGGGTTTCCGCGACGTGGTGTTCATCACCTCCAGCTATGGCCTGGGCGAGATGGTCGTGCAGGGCGCGGTCAACCCGGACGAGTTCTACGTCTACAAGCCCACGCTGCTGCAGGGCAAGAAGGCGATCCTGCGCCGCGGCATCGGCGCCAAGCAGCAGCGCATGGTCTATTCCGACACCCCCGGTGAGCGCGTGCGCATCGAGGAAACGCCGGCCGAGCTGCGCAACACGTTCTCGATCAGCGACGAAGACGTGCAGGAACTGGCCAAGCAGTCGCTGGTCATCGAGAAGCATTACGGCCGCCCGATGGACATCGAGTGGGCCAAGGACGGCATCAGCGGCAAGCTGTTCATCGTCCAGGCCCGCCCGGAGACGGTGAAGTCGCGCAGCAAGGCGACGCAGATCGAGCGCTACCAGCTGACCAAGCGTGGCGAGGTGATCTGTGAAGGCCGCGCGATCGGCCAGAAGGTAGGCACCGGTGTGGCCCGCGTGGTGCGCTCGCTGGCCGACATGGCCCGCGTGCAGCCCGGCGACGTGCTGGTCGCCGACATGACCGATCCCGACTGGGAGCCGGTGATGAAGCGTTCGGCGGCGATCGTCACCAACCGTGGCGGCCGCACCTGCCATGCCGCGATCATCGCCCGCGAGCTCGGCGTTCCGGCCGTGGTGGGTACCGGCAACGGTCTGGACACGATCAAGGATGGCCAGGAAGTCACCATCAGCTGCGCCGAAGGCGACACCGGCTTCATCTACGACGGTGCCCTGCCCTTCGAGCGCCACACCGCTGATCTGGACAAGATGCCCGAGGCGCCGCTCAAGGTGATGATGAACGTCGCCAACCCCGAGCGCGCCTTCGACTTCGCCATGCTGCCCAACGCCGGCGTCGGCCTGGCGCGCCTGGAAATGATCATCGCCAGCCACATCGGCATCCATCCCAAGGCCCTGCTCGAATACAGCCAGCAGGACGCCGATACGAAGAAGAAGATCGACGCCAAGATCGCCGGCTACGGCAACGACCCGGTCGCGTTCTATGTCGACCGCCTCGCCGAAGGCATCGCCACCATCACCGCGTCGTTCGCGCCGCATCCGGTGATCGTGCGCCTGTCGGACTTCAAGTCCAACGAGTACGCCAACCTCATCGGCGGCAATCGCTACGAGCCGCACGAAGAGAACCCGATGATCGGCTTCCGTGGCGCCAGCCGTTACGTCGACCCGAGCTTCACCGACGCCTTCGCGCTGGAGTGCCAGGCGGTGCTGAAGGTGCGCGAGGACATGGGCCTGACCAACTGCTGGGTCATGATCCCGTTCGTGCGCACGCTCGATGAAGGCCGCAAGGTGGTCGAAGTGCTCAAGGCCAATGGCCTCGAGCAGGGCAAGGACGGCCTGAAGATCATCATGATGTGCGAAGTCCCGTCGAACGCGCTGCTGGCCGACGAGTTCCTCGACATCTTCGACGGTTTCTCGATCGGTTCCAACGACCTTACCCAGCTCACCCTGGGCCTGGACCGCGACTCGGCCATCGTCGCCAAACTGTTCGACGAGCGCGATCCGGCGGTGAAGAAACTGCTGGCCATGGCCATCTCGACCGCGCGCGCCAAGGGCAAGTACGTCGGCATCTGCGGCCAGGGCCCGAGCGATCACCCGGACCTGGCCGAGTGGCTGATGGAACAGGGCATCGAGTCGGTCTCGCTGAACCCCGATACCGTCGTCGACACCTGGCTGCGCCTGGCCAAGGCCAAAGCCAAGTCGAAAGCGGCCTGA
- a CDS encoding pyruvate, water dikinase regulatory protein, producing the protein MAGVRPVFYVSDGTGITAETIGHSLLTQFTDTRFVTDRIAFVDSIERAREVAEKIRGAAETHGVRPVVINSCMDADVSLALAESGALMLDVFAPFIEPLERELEQTRQRHIGRAHGMFDFETYHRRINAMNFALTHDDGQAVDYADADLVLVAVSRAGKTPTCVYLALHYGIRAANYPLTEEDLEHDRLPPRLRPYRNKLFGLTIDPVRLQQIRQERRPNSRYSQLETCKREVTAAEMMFRAERIPTLSTTHTSIEEISSKVLTTLGIHREMF; encoded by the coding sequence ATGGCAGGCGTGCGACCGGTGTTCTATGTGTCAGACGGTACGGGCATCACCGCCGAAACCATCGGCCACAGCCTCCTCACCCAGTTCACCGATACCCGGTTCGTGACCGACCGGATCGCCTTCGTCGACAGCATCGAGCGGGCCCGGGAGGTGGCGGAGAAGATCCGCGGCGCGGCCGAGACCCATGGCGTCCGCCCGGTCGTCATCAACTCCTGCATGGACGCCGACGTGAGCCTGGCCCTGGCCGAGAGCGGGGCGCTGATGCTGGACGTGTTCGCGCCGTTCATCGAGCCGCTCGAGCGCGAGCTGGAACAGACGCGCCAGCGCCACATCGGTCGCGCCCACGGCATGTTCGACTTCGAGACCTATCACCGCCGCATCAACGCGATGAACTTCGCCTTGACCCACGACGACGGCCAGGCCGTCGACTACGCCGATGCGGACCTCGTGCTGGTGGCGGTTTCGCGGGCGGGCAAGACGCCGACCTGCGTGTACCTGGCGCTGCATTACGGCATCCGCGCGGCCAACTACCCGCTGACCGAGGAAGACCTCGAGCACGACCGCCTGCCGCCGCGCCTGCGGCCGTACCGCAACAAGCTGTTCGGGCTGACCATCGATCCGGTGCGCCTGCAGCAGATCCGCCAGGAAAGACGGCCCAACTCGCGCTATTCGCAGCTGGAAACGTGCAAACGCGAGGTCACGGCGGCGGAAATGATGTTCCGTGCAGAGAGGATTCCGACGCTGAGCACGACCCATACCTCGATCGAGGAGATCTCGAGCAAGGTGCTGACGACGCTGGGGATCCATCGCGAGATGTTCTGA
- a CDS encoding DUF1249 domain-containing protein — protein sequence MTSLATRTARIPRLSRFGWLMGLYAENHERFTRMFPPAGLLVGTYRSSAGDHLDLQLDVIEQHRYTTELRMTYAMRDPVTGEPDPSAFLRLYHDARQLEVTHCYVGRRWQDAIGMYPPPAEVLDHRTQMNTFLGKWLEYLAERGHGVATLRPVDAGTAAGGHDEKNLAANA from the coding sequence ATGACGTCCCTGGCCACGCGAACCGCACGCATTCCCCGCCTGAGCCGCTTTGGCTGGCTGATGGGTCTGTACGCGGAAAACCACGAGCGGTTCACGCGGATGTTCCCACCGGCGGGACTGCTGGTCGGAACCTACCGCTCCAGCGCCGGCGACCACCTGGACCTGCAGCTGGACGTGATCGAGCAGCACCGTTACACCACCGAGTTGCGGATGACCTACGCCATGCGCGACCCGGTCACCGGGGAGCCCGATCCCTCGGCGTTTTTGCGCCTTTACCACGACGCCCGCCAGCTCGAGGTCACCCATTGCTACGTCGGGCGGCGCTGGCAGGACGCGATCGGGATGTACCCGCCACCGGCGGAAGTGCTCGACCACCGCACGCAGATGAACACGTTTCTCGGAAAGTGGCTCGAGTATCTAGCGGAGCGGGGACATGGTGTGGCAACATTGCGCCCCGTTGACGCCGGCACAGCCGCTGGCGGACACGACGAAAAAAATCTGGCAGCGAACGCTTGA
- a CDS encoding redoxin domain-containing protein — protein MYVVTQESAMPAADVPPSPMPETILPAGTMAPDFTLSATPDQTLSLSELRGKPVILAFYPADWSPVCGDQMALYNEVLPAFKSAGATLLGISVDSVWCHQAFALDRHLHFNLLADFEPKGEVARRYGAYDAPHGVTRRALFVIDKEGVIAWSYLSPTAVNPGADGILDALDKLQAQSSAKAG, from the coding sequence GTGTACGTGGTCACGCAGGAAAGCGCCATGCCAGCTGCCGATGTGCCTCCGAGCCCGATGCCTGAAACCATCCTGCCTGCCGGCACGATGGCGCCGGATTTCACCCTCAGCGCCACGCCGGACCAGACGCTGTCGCTCAGCGAGCTTCGCGGCAAGCCGGTCATCCTGGCCTTCTACCCGGCGGACTGGAGCCCGGTCTGTGGCGATCAGATGGCGCTGTACAACGAGGTGCTGCCGGCGTTCAAGAGCGCAGGCGCGACGTTGCTGGGGATCTCGGTGGACAGCGTCTGGTGCCATCAGGCCTTTGCTCTGGATCGCCATCTTCACTTCAACCTGCTGGCCGACTTCGAGCCGAAAGGGGAGGTCGCGCGTCGCTATGGTGCCTACGATGCCCCGCACGGCGTGACCCGGCGGGCGCTGTTCGTCATCGACAAGGAAGGCGTGATCGCCTGGAGTTACCTCTCGCCCACGGCAGTCAATCCAGGCGCCGACGGCATCCTTGACGCGCTGGACAAGCTCCAGGCCCAATCGTCCGCAAAGGCAGGTTAG
- a CDS encoding thioredoxin domain-containing protein, protein MSSLRIPVGPDDHVQGNENAVVTLVEYGDYQCPYCGEAYPQVKQLQAEFPQDLRFVFRNFPITQLHPNAASAAATAEFAASNGHFWEAHDALYENQEDLGAPLYVELVSRLGLDPVELRDAIQADVFDEKIRTISTAACVAGSMALRRSSSTRCASMDLSRHCGTSSPSW, encoded by the coding sequence ATGTCGAGTCTCAGGATTCCGGTAGGACCGGACGATCACGTCCAGGGCAACGAGAACGCGGTGGTGACCCTCGTCGAGTACGGCGATTACCAGTGCCCCTACTGCGGCGAGGCGTATCCCCAGGTGAAGCAGCTCCAGGCGGAGTTCCCACAGGACCTGCGCTTCGTGTTCCGCAACTTCCCGATCACCCAGTTGCATCCCAACGCCGCCAGCGCGGCAGCCACCGCGGAGTTCGCTGCTAGCAATGGACACTTCTGGGAAGCGCATGACGCGCTGTACGAGAACCAGGAAGATCTCGGCGCGCCGTTGTACGTGGAACTGGTCAGTCGGCTGGGGCTGGATCCGGTCGAGCTGCGCGACGCCATCCAGGCCGACGTGTTCGACGAGAAGATCCGCACGATTTCAACGGCGGCGTGCGTAGCGGGGTCAATGGCACTCCGTCGTTCTTCGTCAACTCGGTGCGCTTCGATGGACCTGTCGAGGCATTGCGGGACGTCATCGCCGAGCTGGTAG
- a CDS encoding alpha/beta hydrolase, giving the protein MKTLLAGLALAAGTLAGTNACAQEARPTVVLVHGAFADASSWNRVIEILKKDGYPVVAVANPLRGVASDGQYVSDVVASVTTPVVLVGHSYGGSVISAAARGHGNVKALVYVAAFAPEAGETAAGLSGKFPGSTLGPTLAPPVKLASGGADLYIQQDKFHAQFAADVPAADAALMAATQRPITEAALNEKAGTPAWNSVPSWFIYGDKDKNIPPQSLAFMAKRAGSKQTEVVAGASHVVMVSHAGAVAKMIERAAAAR; this is encoded by the coding sequence ATGAAGACCCTCTTGGCCGGGCTGGCCCTCGCCGCCGGCACCCTCGCCGGAACCAATGCTTGCGCACAGGAGGCCAGGCCGACCGTGGTCCTGGTGCACGGCGCATTCGCCGACGCGTCGAGCTGGAACCGGGTGATCGAGATCCTGAAGAAGGACGGCTATCCGGTGGTGGCTGTCGCCAATCCGCTGCGCGGTGTCGCCAGCGATGGGCAGTACGTGTCCGATGTCGTGGCGAGTGTGACCACGCCGGTGGTCCTGGTCGGTCATTCATACGGTGGCAGCGTCATTTCCGCGGCGGCGCGCGGCCACGGCAACGTCAAGGCGCTGGTGTATGTCGCTGCGTTCGCTCCCGAAGCAGGCGAGACTGCCGCCGGGCTGTCGGGCAAATTCCCCGGCAGCACGCTGGGTCCGACGTTGGCTCCGCCAGTGAAGCTGGCGAGCGGAGGTGCCGATCTCTACATCCAGCAGGACAAGTTCCACGCGCAGTTCGCCGCGGACGTCCCGGCTGCGGATGCGGCCCTGATGGCGGCTACGCAGCGCCCGATCACCGAGGCTGCGCTCAATGAGAAGGCTGGCACGCCGGCCTGGAACAGCGTGCCTTCGTGGTTCATCTATGGCGACAAGGACAAGAACATCCCGCCGCAATCACTGGCCTTCATGGCCAAGCGAGCCGGGTCGAAGCAGACCGAGGTCGTCGCCGGCGCATCGCACGTGGTGATGGTTTCGCATGCGGGGGCCGTTGCAAAGATGATCGAGCGCGCTGCTGCGGCGCGCTGA
- the cueR gene encoding Cu(I)-responsive transcriptional regulator — protein MPRPPRPELADARQQGLHNIGEAAQLSGVSAKMIRHYESIGLIPQAGRTFAGYRIYSDADVHRLGFIHRARRLGFSMKQIEVLLGLWDDRSRASAEVKKLAQAHVDELTARISEMQAMQRTLQDLARRCHGDDRPDCPILDDLAYEGPAYEGPAGAAARPD, from the coding sequence ATGCCCCGCCCGCCACGACCCGAACTCGCCGATGCCCGCCAGCAGGGCCTGCACAACATCGGCGAAGCCGCGCAGCTGAGCGGTGTCAGCGCAAAGATGATCCGGCACTACGAGAGCATCGGCCTGATCCCGCAGGCCGGCCGCACCTTCGCCGGTTACCGCATCTACAGCGATGCCGACGTGCACCGGCTGGGCTTCATCCATCGCGCGCGGCGACTGGGATTCTCGATGAAACAGATCGAAGTGCTGCTCGGCCTGTGGGACGACCGCAGTCGCGCCAGCGCGGAAGTGAAGAAGCTTGCCCAGGCGCACGTCGATGAACTGACGGCGAGGATCAGCGAAATGCAGGCGATGCAACGCACCCTGCAGGACCTCGCCCGTCGTTGCCATGGCGATGACCGGCCCGATTGCCCCATCCTTGACGACCTGGCGTACGAAGGGCCGGCCTACGAAGGGCCGGCGGGCGCAGCCGCCCGCCCCGACTGA